The sequence below is a genomic window from Hippocampus zosterae strain Florida chromosome 15, ASM2543408v3, whole genome shotgun sequence.
agtaacgtGCCCTTAAAACACTTGAGACTGGAGTGGACAGTGCAAAAATACGATTAAAAAATCCCAATATCAGAGAAAGAGTGTTTTAAATGAATCTGAATCGCCAATGTTAAGCAAGTATGCACGTTCGTTCGTGATCGCGCACGAAAGGGGCGGATGGACGCGCGCTCCCGAGTCACCAGGAAACATGGCGGCGCTCATGACTCTCAGCCAGGTAACGAATTAAAACTAGCTTCGAAAAagttggtttttttctccccgcatATCGACCGCCGCCGTGACATCACAACTAACTCTTCATACAGCGTTGTAGCCTGACCTGTACATTACTTTTCTCgtctatgtcatttttttcccgaaaGTTTTGTCGGTCAGTATAGCCGCTCAACTTCCTTCAGGCAGGACGTTCATGATCACAGCAATGACGGACAAGATTTGACAAAGGGCGACTAAACGCCACAGCCGCCCAGTGTGATAAGCTGCACTCCTTTTTCATCGACTTTTATGTGCTTTCTCCCAGTTATCGAGTGGCAACCCAACCTACGAGAGCTACTACAGACAGGTAGGAAGCTCCCATGACGtcccttttaattaaaaaaaaaaggagtcaatCAATGTTTGTGTGCTACAAACTTATTATGATTTCTTCTTTATGTAGTTGGATCCAGTGAACAGTGGCAAGATATCAGCTGGGGACGCAGCTCAGTTCCTGAAAAAGTCCGGGCTGTCAGACAACACACTCGGAAAGGTTTGCCGTCCATAAAATACTGcagtttcccaacctttattgagccgaggcacatattttactttagaaaaaaaaattgttcccaCTTATTCAGGGTTCTACACTAATGGTCCACTGCACAgtagttgggaatcactgctatTCTTGATATGCATGTTTATTTAAGCTTTaatgtcacccccccaccctccaccccaccccaaaagatATGGGATTTGGCTGACTCGGAGCGAAAAGGCTATTTGGACAAGCGGGTAAGGCACAGAGTTTCTTTTG
It includes:
- the LOC127587671 gene encoding epidermal growth factor receptor substrate 15-like 1 — encoded protein: MLSKYARSFVIAHERGGWTRAPESPGNMAALMTLSQLSSGNPTYESYYRQLDPVNSGKISAGDAAQFLKKSGLSDNTLGKIWDLADSERKGYLDKRGFFITLRLVASAQAGHDVSISSLSQTLAPPTFRDTSSPLSSAPAPDSHWAIRASSLI